One Coregonus clupeaformis isolate EN_2021a chromosome 21, ASM2061545v1, whole genome shotgun sequence DNA window includes the following coding sequences:
- the LOC121534837 gene encoding CUGBP Elav-like family member 1 isoform X10, producing MASFKLDFLPEMMVDHCSLNSSPVAKKMNGTLDHPDQPDIDAIKMFVGQIPRSWAEEQLRELFEPYGAVYEINVLRDRSQNPPQSKGCCFITYYTRKSALEAQNALHNMKILPGMHHPIQMKPADSEKNNAVEDRKLFIGMISKKCNENDIRLMFSPYGQIEECRILRGPDGLSRGCAFITFTARQMAQSTIKSMHQSQTMEGCSSPIVVKFADTQKDKEQKRIAQQLQQQMQQLNAASMWGNLTGLNSLGPQYLALYLQLLQQSASSGNALNNLHPMSGMSGLNAMQNLAALAAAASATQATPTGSSALTTSSSPLSVLTSSGTGTGHQAHSSWDAYKAGSSPTSCNNNSGNPMASLGALQSLAAGAGAGLNMGSLAELLCLGMAALNGGLGSGGLSNGTGSTMEALTQAYSGIQQYAAAALPSLYNQSLLSQQSVSAAGSQKEASDSRSTGPEGANLFIYHLPQEFGDQDLLQMFMPFGNVISAKVFIDKQTNLSKCFGFVSYDNPVSSQAAIQSMNGFQIGMKRLKVQLKRSKNDSKPY from the exons ATGGCTTCTTTTAAACTGGATTTTTTGCCTGAGATGATGGTGGACCATTGCTCTTTGAATTCTAGTCCTGT ggCAAAGAAGATGAACGGGACCCTGGACCACCCGGACCAGCCCGACATCGATGCTATCAAGATGTTCGTTGGCCAGATCCCACGGTCCTGGGCAGAGGAACAGCTGCGGGAGCTTTTTGAGCCTTACGGCGCCGTCTACGAAATCAATGTGTTGCGTGACAGGAGTCAAAACCCCCCACAGAGCAAAG GTTGTTGTTTCATAACATATTACACTCGCAAATCAGCATTGGAAGCACAAAATGCCCTTCACAACATGAAAATTCTTCCAGGG ATGCATCACCCCATTCAGATGAAGCCAGCTGACAGTGAGAAGAATAATG CGGTGGAAGACAGGAAGTTGTTCATAGGAATGATATCGAAAAAGTGTAATGAGAATGACATCAGACTTATGTTCTCGCCGTACGGACAGATTGAGGAATGTAGAATACTACGTGGGCCGGATGGACTGAGCCGTG GTTGTGCGTTTATCACTTTTACAGCAAGGCAGATGGCACAGTCAACAATCAAATCGATGCACCAATCACAAACTATGGAG GGCTGCTCGTCTCCCATCGTAGTTAAGTTTGCCGACACGCAGAAGGACAAGGAGCAGAAGCGCATCGCCCAGCAGCTTCAGCAGCAGATGCAGCAGCTCAACGCTGCCTCAATGTGGGGGAATCTGACCGGGCTCAACTCTCTGGGCCCACAGTATCTGGCA CTTTATTTACAGCTTCTCCAGCAGTCTGCCTCCTCTGGGAATGCCCTCAACAACCTTCACCCCATGTCTGGTATGTCAG GGCTGAATGCCATGCAGAACCTGGCTGCTCTGGCAGCGGCGGCCAGCGCCACACAGGCCACGCCCACGGGCAGCAGCGCTCTCACCACCTCTAGCAGTCCCCTCAGCGTGCTCACCAGCTCAGGTACGGGTACTGGACATCAGGCACACTCATCATGGGACGCCTACAAGG CAGGATCGTCACCCACATCCTGTAACAACAACTCAGGGAACCCCATGGCCTCCTTAGGGGCGCTGCAGTCGTTGGCCGCAGGGGCTGGAGCTGGCCTCAACATGGGCTCACTTGCAG AGCTCCTGTGTCTAGGGATGGCAGCCCTGAACGGCGGTCTAGGCAGCGGGGGCCTGTCGAACGGAACTGGTAGCACCATGGAGGCCCTTACCCAGGCCTACTCTGGGATCCAGCAGTACGCTGCTGCTGCCCTCCCCAGCCTCTACAACCAGAGCCTGCTCTCCCAACAGAGTGTCAGTGCTGCAGGAAGCCAGAAGGAAG CAAGCGACAGTCGGAGCACGG GCCCTGAGGGAGCCAACTTGTTCATCTACCACCTCCCCCAGGAGTTTGGAGACCAGGACCTGCTCCAGATGTTCATGCCCTTTGGCAACGTTATTTCCGCTAAGGTGTTCATTGACAAGCAGACCAACCTCAGCAAGTGTTTTG GCTTTGTGAGTTACGACAATCCAGTCTCATCACAGGCCGCCATTCAGTCGATGAACGGTTTCCAAATTGGTATGAAGCGACTAAAGGTGCAGCTGAAGCGATCCAAAAATGACAGCAAGCCATACTGA
- the LOC121534837 gene encoding CUGBP Elav-like family member 1 isoform X24, which translates to MASFKLDFLPEMMVDHCSLNSSPVAKKMNGTLDHPDQPDIDAIKMFVGQIPRSWAEEQLRELFEPYGAVYEINVLRDRSQNPPQSKGCCFITYYTRKSALEAQNALHNMKILPGMHHPIQMKPADSEKNNAVEDRKLFIGMISKKCNENDIRLMFSPYGQIEECRILRGPDGLSRGCAFITFTARQMAQSTIKSMHQSQTMEGCSSPIVVKFADTQKDKEQKRIAQQLQQQMQQLNAASMWGNLTGLNSLGPQYLALLQQSASSGNALNNLHPMSGLNAMQNLAALAAAASATQATPTGSSALTTSSSPLSVLTSSAGSSPTSCNNNSGNPMASLGALQSLAAGAGAGLNMGSLAGMAALNGGLGSGGLSNGTGSTMEALTQAYSGIQQYAAAALPSLYNQSLLSQQSVSAAGSQKEGPEGANLFIYHLPQEFGDQDLLQMFMPFGNVISAKVFIDKQTNLSKCFGFVSYDNPVSSQAAIQSMNGFQIGMKRLKVQLKRSKNDSKPY; encoded by the exons ATGGCTTCTTTTAAACTGGATTTTTTGCCTGAGATGATGGTGGACCATTGCTCTTTGAATTCTAGTCCTGT ggCAAAGAAGATGAACGGGACCCTGGACCACCCGGACCAGCCCGACATCGATGCTATCAAGATGTTCGTTGGCCAGATCCCACGGTCCTGGGCAGAGGAACAGCTGCGGGAGCTTTTTGAGCCTTACGGCGCCGTCTACGAAATCAATGTGTTGCGTGACAGGAGTCAAAACCCCCCACAGAGCAAAG GTTGTTGTTTCATAACATATTACACTCGCAAATCAGCATTGGAAGCACAAAATGCCCTTCACAACATGAAAATTCTTCCAGGG ATGCATCACCCCATTCAGATGAAGCCAGCTGACAGTGAGAAGAATAATG CGGTGGAAGACAGGAAGTTGTTCATAGGAATGATATCGAAAAAGTGTAATGAGAATGACATCAGACTTATGTTCTCGCCGTACGGACAGATTGAGGAATGTAGAATACTACGTGGGCCGGATGGACTGAGCCGTG GTTGTGCGTTTATCACTTTTACAGCAAGGCAGATGGCACAGTCAACAATCAAATCGATGCACCAATCACAAACTATGGAG GGCTGCTCGTCTCCCATCGTAGTTAAGTTTGCCGACACGCAGAAGGACAAGGAGCAGAAGCGCATCGCCCAGCAGCTTCAGCAGCAGATGCAGCAGCTCAACGCTGCCTCAATGTGGGGGAATCTGACCGGGCTCAACTCTCTGGGCCCACAGTATCTGGCA CTTCTCCAGCAGTCTGCCTCCTCTGGGAATGCCCTCAACAACCTTCACCCCATGTCTG GGCTGAATGCCATGCAGAACCTGGCTGCTCTGGCAGCGGCGGCCAGCGCCACACAGGCCACGCCCACGGGCAGCAGCGCTCTCACCACCTCTAGCAGTCCCCTCAGCGTGCTCACCAGCTCAG CAGGATCGTCACCCACATCCTGTAACAACAACTCAGGGAACCCCATGGCCTCCTTAGGGGCGCTGCAGTCGTTGGCCGCAGGGGCTGGAGCTGGCCTCAACATGGGCTCACTTGCAG GGATGGCAGCCCTGAACGGCGGTCTAGGCAGCGGGGGCCTGTCGAACGGAACTGGTAGCACCATGGAGGCCCTTACCCAGGCCTACTCTGGGATCCAGCAGTACGCTGCTGCTGCCCTCCCCAGCCTCTACAACCAGAGCCTGCTCTCCCAACAGAGTGTCAGTGCTGCAGGAAGCCAGAAGGAAG GCCCTGAGGGAGCCAACTTGTTCATCTACCACCTCCCCCAGGAGTTTGGAGACCAGGACCTGCTCCAGATGTTCATGCCCTTTGGCAACGTTATTTCCGCTAAGGTGTTCATTGACAAGCAGACCAACCTCAGCAAGTGTTTTG GCTTTGTGAGTTACGACAATCCAGTCTCATCACAGGCCGCCATTCAGTCGATGAACGGTTTCCAAATTGGTATGAAGCGACTAAAGGTGCAGCTGAAGCGATCCAAAAATGACAGCAAGCCATACTGA
- the LOC121534837 gene encoding CUGBP Elav-like family member 1 isoform X23 → MASFKLDFLPEMMVDHCSLNSSPVAKKMNGTLDHPDQPDIDAIKMFVGQIPRSWAEEQLRELFEPYGAVYEINVLRDRSQNPPQSKGCCFITYYTRKSALEAQNALHNMKILPGMHHPIQMKPADSEKNNAVEDRKLFIGMISKKCNENDIRLMFSPYGQIEECRILRGPDGLSRGCAFITFTARQMAQSTIKSMHQSQTMEGCSSPIVVKFADTQKDKEQKRIAQQLQQQMQQLNAASMWGNLTGLNSLGPQYLALYLQLLQQSASSGNALNNLHPMSGLNAMQNLAALAAAASATQATPTGSSALTTSSSPLSVLTSSGSSPTSCNNNSGNPMASLGALQSLAAGAGAGLNMGSLAGMAALNGGLGSGGLSNGTGSTMEALTQAYSGIQQYAAAALPSLYNQSLLSQQSVSAAGSQKEGPEGANLFIYHLPQEFGDQDLLQMFMPFGNVISAKVFIDKQTNLSKCFGFVSYDNPVSSQAAIQSMNGFQIGMKRLKVQLKRSKNDSKPY, encoded by the exons ATGGCTTCTTTTAAACTGGATTTTTTGCCTGAGATGATGGTGGACCATTGCTCTTTGAATTCTAGTCCTGT ggCAAAGAAGATGAACGGGACCCTGGACCACCCGGACCAGCCCGACATCGATGCTATCAAGATGTTCGTTGGCCAGATCCCACGGTCCTGGGCAGAGGAACAGCTGCGGGAGCTTTTTGAGCCTTACGGCGCCGTCTACGAAATCAATGTGTTGCGTGACAGGAGTCAAAACCCCCCACAGAGCAAAG GTTGTTGTTTCATAACATATTACACTCGCAAATCAGCATTGGAAGCACAAAATGCCCTTCACAACATGAAAATTCTTCCAGGG ATGCATCACCCCATTCAGATGAAGCCAGCTGACAGTGAGAAGAATAATG CGGTGGAAGACAGGAAGTTGTTCATAGGAATGATATCGAAAAAGTGTAATGAGAATGACATCAGACTTATGTTCTCGCCGTACGGACAGATTGAGGAATGTAGAATACTACGTGGGCCGGATGGACTGAGCCGTG GTTGTGCGTTTATCACTTTTACAGCAAGGCAGATGGCACAGTCAACAATCAAATCGATGCACCAATCACAAACTATGGAG GGCTGCTCGTCTCCCATCGTAGTTAAGTTTGCCGACACGCAGAAGGACAAGGAGCAGAAGCGCATCGCCCAGCAGCTTCAGCAGCAGATGCAGCAGCTCAACGCTGCCTCAATGTGGGGGAATCTGACCGGGCTCAACTCTCTGGGCCCACAGTATCTGGCA CTTTATTTACAGCTTCTCCAGCAGTCTGCCTCCTCTGGGAATGCCCTCAACAACCTTCACCCCATGTCTG GGCTGAATGCCATGCAGAACCTGGCTGCTCTGGCAGCGGCGGCCAGCGCCACACAGGCCACGCCCACGGGCAGCAGCGCTCTCACCACCTCTAGCAGTCCCCTCAGCGTGCTCACCAGCTCAG GATCGTCACCCACATCCTGTAACAACAACTCAGGGAACCCCATGGCCTCCTTAGGGGCGCTGCAGTCGTTGGCCGCAGGGGCTGGAGCTGGCCTCAACATGGGCTCACTTGCAG GGATGGCAGCCCTGAACGGCGGTCTAGGCAGCGGGGGCCTGTCGAACGGAACTGGTAGCACCATGGAGGCCCTTACCCAGGCCTACTCTGGGATCCAGCAGTACGCTGCTGCTGCCCTCCCCAGCCTCTACAACCAGAGCCTGCTCTCCCAACAGAGTGTCAGTGCTGCAGGAAGCCAGAAGGAAG GCCCTGAGGGAGCCAACTTGTTCATCTACCACCTCCCCCAGGAGTTTGGAGACCAGGACCTGCTCCAGATGTTCATGCCCTTTGGCAACGTTATTTCCGCTAAGGTGTTCATTGACAAGCAGACCAACCTCAGCAAGTGTTTTG GCTTTGTGAGTTACGACAATCCAGTCTCATCACAGGCCGCCATTCAGTCGATGAACGGTTTCCAAATTGGTATGAAGCGACTAAAGGTGCAGCTGAAGCGATCCAAAAATGACAGCAAGCCATACTGA
- the LOC121534837 gene encoding CUGBP Elav-like family member 1 isoform X18 has translation MDSIDAEGLYLSTEQHGQPQCELPHTALEVPTMGGAKKMNGTLDHPDQPDIDAIKMFVGQIPRSWAEEQLRELFEPYGAVYEINVLRDRSQNPPQSKGCCFITYYTRKSALEAQNALHNMKILPGMHHPIQMKPADSEKNNAVEDRKLFIGMISKKCNENDIRLMFSPYGQIEECRILRGPDGLSRGCAFITFTARQMAQSTIKSMHQSQTMEGCSSPIVVKFADTQKDKEQKRIAQQLQQQMQQLNAASMWGNLTGLNSLGPQYLALYLQLLQQSASSGNALNNLHPMSGLNAMQNLAALAAAASATQATPTGSSALTTSSSPLSVLTSSGSSPTSCNNNSGNPMASLGALQSLAAGAGAGLNMGSLAGMAALNGGLGSGGLSNGTGSTMEALTQAYSGIQQYAAAALPSLYNQSLLSQQSVSAAGSQKEGPEGANLFIYHLPQEFGDQDLLQMFMPFGNVISAKVFIDKQTNLSKCFGFVSYDNPVSSQAAIQSMNGFQIGMKRLKVQLKRSKNDSKPY, from the exons ATGGATAGCATCGACGCTGAAGGCTTGTACCTGTCCACGGAGCAGCATGGGCAGCCACAATGTGAGCTTCCCCACACTGCCCTGGAGGTACCCACCATGGGGGG ggCAAAGAAGATGAACGGGACCCTGGACCACCCGGACCAGCCCGACATCGATGCTATCAAGATGTTCGTTGGCCAGATCCCACGGTCCTGGGCAGAGGAACAGCTGCGGGAGCTTTTTGAGCCTTACGGCGCCGTCTACGAAATCAATGTGTTGCGTGACAGGAGTCAAAACCCCCCACAGAGCAAAG GTTGTTGTTTCATAACATATTACACTCGCAAATCAGCATTGGAAGCACAAAATGCCCTTCACAACATGAAAATTCTTCCAGGG ATGCATCACCCCATTCAGATGAAGCCAGCTGACAGTGAGAAGAATAATG CGGTGGAAGACAGGAAGTTGTTCATAGGAATGATATCGAAAAAGTGTAATGAGAATGACATCAGACTTATGTTCTCGCCGTACGGACAGATTGAGGAATGTAGAATACTACGTGGGCCGGATGGACTGAGCCGTG GTTGTGCGTTTATCACTTTTACAGCAAGGCAGATGGCACAGTCAACAATCAAATCGATGCACCAATCACAAACTATGGAG GGCTGCTCGTCTCCCATCGTAGTTAAGTTTGCCGACACGCAGAAGGACAAGGAGCAGAAGCGCATCGCCCAGCAGCTTCAGCAGCAGATGCAGCAGCTCAACGCTGCCTCAATGTGGGGGAATCTGACCGGGCTCAACTCTCTGGGCCCACAGTATCTGGCA CTTTATTTACAGCTTCTCCAGCAGTCTGCCTCCTCTGGGAATGCCCTCAACAACCTTCACCCCATGTCTG GGCTGAATGCCATGCAGAACCTGGCTGCTCTGGCAGCGGCGGCCAGCGCCACACAGGCCACGCCCACGGGCAGCAGCGCTCTCACCACCTCTAGCAGTCCCCTCAGCGTGCTCACCAGCTCAG GATCGTCACCCACATCCTGTAACAACAACTCAGGGAACCCCATGGCCTCCTTAGGGGCGCTGCAGTCGTTGGCCGCAGGGGCTGGAGCTGGCCTCAACATGGGCTCACTTGCAG GGATGGCAGCCCTGAACGGCGGTCTAGGCAGCGGGGGCCTGTCGAACGGAACTGGTAGCACCATGGAGGCCCTTACCCAGGCCTACTCTGGGATCCAGCAGTACGCTGCTGCTGCCCTCCCCAGCCTCTACAACCAGAGCCTGCTCTCCCAACAGAGTGTCAGTGCTGCAGGAAGCCAGAAGGAAG GCCCTGAGGGAGCCAACTTGTTCATCTACCACCTCCCCCAGGAGTTTGGAGACCAGGACCTGCTCCAGATGTTCATGCCCTTTGGCAACGTTATTTCCGCTAAGGTGTTCATTGACAAGCAGACCAACCTCAGCAAGTGTTTTG GCTTTGTGAGTTACGACAATCCAGTCTCATCACAGGCCGCCATTCAGTCGATGAACGGTTTCCAAATTGGTATGAAGCGACTAAAGGTGCAGCTGAAGCGATCCAAAAATGACAGCAAGCCATACTGA
- the LOC121534837 gene encoding CUGBP Elav-like family member 1 isoform X22 — protein sequence MASFKLDFLPEMMVDHCSLNSSPVAKKMNGTLDHPDQPDIDAIKMFVGQIPRSWAEEQLRELFEPYGAVYEINVLRDRSQNPPQSKGCCFITYYTRKSALEAQNALHNMKILPGMHHPIQMKPADSEKNNAVEDRKLFIGMISKKCNENDIRLMFSPYGQIEECRILRGPDGLSRGCAFITFTARQMAQSTIKSMHQSQTMEGCSSPIVVKFADTQKDKEQKRIAQQLQQQMQQLNAASMWGNLTGLNSLGPQYLALYLQLLQQSASSGNALNNLHPMSGLNAMQNLAALAAAASATQATPTGSSALTTSSSPLSVLTSSAGSSPTSCNNNSGNPMASLGALQSLAAGAGAGLNMGSLAGMAALNGGLGSGGLSNGTGSTMEALTQAYSGIQQYAAAALPSLYNQSLLSQQSVSAAGSQKEGPEGANLFIYHLPQEFGDQDLLQMFMPFGNVISAKVFIDKQTNLSKCFGFVSYDNPVSSQAAIQSMNGFQIGMKRLKVQLKRSKNDSKPY from the exons ATGGCTTCTTTTAAACTGGATTTTTTGCCTGAGATGATGGTGGACCATTGCTCTTTGAATTCTAGTCCTGT ggCAAAGAAGATGAACGGGACCCTGGACCACCCGGACCAGCCCGACATCGATGCTATCAAGATGTTCGTTGGCCAGATCCCACGGTCCTGGGCAGAGGAACAGCTGCGGGAGCTTTTTGAGCCTTACGGCGCCGTCTACGAAATCAATGTGTTGCGTGACAGGAGTCAAAACCCCCCACAGAGCAAAG GTTGTTGTTTCATAACATATTACACTCGCAAATCAGCATTGGAAGCACAAAATGCCCTTCACAACATGAAAATTCTTCCAGGG ATGCATCACCCCATTCAGATGAAGCCAGCTGACAGTGAGAAGAATAATG CGGTGGAAGACAGGAAGTTGTTCATAGGAATGATATCGAAAAAGTGTAATGAGAATGACATCAGACTTATGTTCTCGCCGTACGGACAGATTGAGGAATGTAGAATACTACGTGGGCCGGATGGACTGAGCCGTG GTTGTGCGTTTATCACTTTTACAGCAAGGCAGATGGCACAGTCAACAATCAAATCGATGCACCAATCACAAACTATGGAG GGCTGCTCGTCTCCCATCGTAGTTAAGTTTGCCGACACGCAGAAGGACAAGGAGCAGAAGCGCATCGCCCAGCAGCTTCAGCAGCAGATGCAGCAGCTCAACGCTGCCTCAATGTGGGGGAATCTGACCGGGCTCAACTCTCTGGGCCCACAGTATCTGGCA CTTTATTTACAGCTTCTCCAGCAGTCTGCCTCCTCTGGGAATGCCCTCAACAACCTTCACCCCATGTCTG GGCTGAATGCCATGCAGAACCTGGCTGCTCTGGCAGCGGCGGCCAGCGCCACACAGGCCACGCCCACGGGCAGCAGCGCTCTCACCACCTCTAGCAGTCCCCTCAGCGTGCTCACCAGCTCAG CAGGATCGTCACCCACATCCTGTAACAACAACTCAGGGAACCCCATGGCCTCCTTAGGGGCGCTGCAGTCGTTGGCCGCAGGGGCTGGAGCTGGCCTCAACATGGGCTCACTTGCAG GGATGGCAGCCCTGAACGGCGGTCTAGGCAGCGGGGGCCTGTCGAACGGAACTGGTAGCACCATGGAGGCCCTTACCCAGGCCTACTCTGGGATCCAGCAGTACGCTGCTGCTGCCCTCCCCAGCCTCTACAACCAGAGCCTGCTCTCCCAACAGAGTGTCAGTGCTGCAGGAAGCCAGAAGGAAG GCCCTGAGGGAGCCAACTTGTTCATCTACCACCTCCCCCAGGAGTTTGGAGACCAGGACCTGCTCCAGATGTTCATGCCCTTTGGCAACGTTATTTCCGCTAAGGTGTTCATTGACAAGCAGACCAACCTCAGCAAGTGTTTTG GCTTTGTGAGTTACGACAATCCAGTCTCATCACAGGCCGCCATTCAGTCGATGAACGGTTTCCAAATTGGTATGAAGCGACTAAAGGTGCAGCTGAAGCGATCCAAAAATGACAGCAAGCCATACTGA
- the LOC121534837 gene encoding CUGBP Elav-like family member 1 isoform X25, with translation MASFKLDFLPEMMVDHCSLNSSPVAKKMNGTLDHPDQPDIDAIKMFVGQIPRSWAEEQLRELFEPYGAVYEINVLRDRSQNPPQSKGCCFITYYTRKSALEAQNALHNMKILPGMHHPIQMKPADSEKNNAVEDRKLFIGMISKKCNENDIRLMFSPYGQIEECRILRGPDGLSRGCAFITFTARQMAQSTIKSMHQSQTMEGCSSPIVVKFADTQKDKEQKRIAQQLQQQMQQLNAASMWGNLTGLNSLGPQYLALLQQSASSGNALNNLHPMSGLNAMQNLAALAAAASATQATPTGSSALTTSSSPLSVLTSSGSSPTSCNNNSGNPMASLGALQSLAAGAGAGLNMGSLAGMAALNGGLGSGGLSNGTGSTMEALTQAYSGIQQYAAAALPSLYNQSLLSQQSVSAAGSQKEGPEGANLFIYHLPQEFGDQDLLQMFMPFGNVISAKVFIDKQTNLSKCFGFVSYDNPVSSQAAIQSMNGFQIGMKRLKVQLKRSKNDSKPY, from the exons ATGGCTTCTTTTAAACTGGATTTTTTGCCTGAGATGATGGTGGACCATTGCTCTTTGAATTCTAGTCCTGT ggCAAAGAAGATGAACGGGACCCTGGACCACCCGGACCAGCCCGACATCGATGCTATCAAGATGTTCGTTGGCCAGATCCCACGGTCCTGGGCAGAGGAACAGCTGCGGGAGCTTTTTGAGCCTTACGGCGCCGTCTACGAAATCAATGTGTTGCGTGACAGGAGTCAAAACCCCCCACAGAGCAAAG GTTGTTGTTTCATAACATATTACACTCGCAAATCAGCATTGGAAGCACAAAATGCCCTTCACAACATGAAAATTCTTCCAGGG ATGCATCACCCCATTCAGATGAAGCCAGCTGACAGTGAGAAGAATAATG CGGTGGAAGACAGGAAGTTGTTCATAGGAATGATATCGAAAAAGTGTAATGAGAATGACATCAGACTTATGTTCTCGCCGTACGGACAGATTGAGGAATGTAGAATACTACGTGGGCCGGATGGACTGAGCCGTG GTTGTGCGTTTATCACTTTTACAGCAAGGCAGATGGCACAGTCAACAATCAAATCGATGCACCAATCACAAACTATGGAG GGCTGCTCGTCTCCCATCGTAGTTAAGTTTGCCGACACGCAGAAGGACAAGGAGCAGAAGCGCATCGCCCAGCAGCTTCAGCAGCAGATGCAGCAGCTCAACGCTGCCTCAATGTGGGGGAATCTGACCGGGCTCAACTCTCTGGGCCCACAGTATCTGGCA CTTCTCCAGCAGTCTGCCTCCTCTGGGAATGCCCTCAACAACCTTCACCCCATGTCTG GGCTGAATGCCATGCAGAACCTGGCTGCTCTGGCAGCGGCGGCCAGCGCCACACAGGCCACGCCCACGGGCAGCAGCGCTCTCACCACCTCTAGCAGTCCCCTCAGCGTGCTCACCAGCTCAG GATCGTCACCCACATCCTGTAACAACAACTCAGGGAACCCCATGGCCTCCTTAGGGGCGCTGCAGTCGTTGGCCGCAGGGGCTGGAGCTGGCCTCAACATGGGCTCACTTGCAG GGATGGCAGCCCTGAACGGCGGTCTAGGCAGCGGGGGCCTGTCGAACGGAACTGGTAGCACCATGGAGGCCCTTACCCAGGCCTACTCTGGGATCCAGCAGTACGCTGCTGCTGCCCTCCCCAGCCTCTACAACCAGAGCCTGCTCTCCCAACAGAGTGTCAGTGCTGCAGGAAGCCAGAAGGAAG GCCCTGAGGGAGCCAACTTGTTCATCTACCACCTCCCCCAGGAGTTTGGAGACCAGGACCTGCTCCAGATGTTCATGCCCTTTGGCAACGTTATTTCCGCTAAGGTGTTCATTGACAAGCAGACCAACCTCAGCAAGTGTTTTG GCTTTGTGAGTTACGACAATCCAGTCTCATCACAGGCCGCCATTCAGTCGATGAACGGTTTCCAAATTGGTATGAAGCGACTAAAGGTGCAGCTGAAGCGATCCAAAAATGACAGCAAGCCATACTGA